In Cellvibrio polysaccharolyticus, a genomic segment contains:
- a CDS encoding response regulator transcription factor, with protein MPTPRILVVEDNPDLRVEIVDYLLFCQYRASGVGNVHDMQQALRYEHWNMLLLDLTLPDGDGLNVARELRKTYGLQLGIIMVTARGQVEDRIDGISAGADAYLIKPINLRELKVTIDHLGQRLGGQPSLETSTLAQWRLDAMSLELICPNAERVALTVTESLLLKTLLEQPGQPVSRDRLCECLPPGSHQDDTRRLDSILSRLRSKAKKETGLNLPIHTLRNKGYTFEGNRRASDKSW; from the coding sequence ATGCCCACTCCCCGTATTCTTGTTGTTGAAGACAATCCCGATCTGCGGGTAGAAATTGTCGATTATTTACTGTTTTGTCAATATCGAGCGAGTGGTGTTGGCAATGTACACGACATGCAACAGGCGCTTCGCTATGAGCACTGGAACATGTTGTTGCTGGATCTGACCTTGCCCGACGGTGACGGGCTCAATGTCGCACGGGAGCTTCGCAAAACCTACGGCTTGCAACTGGGCATTATTATGGTCACAGCCCGCGGTCAGGTGGAAGACCGTATTGACGGAATCAGTGCCGGTGCTGACGCTTATTTGATCAAGCCGATCAATTTGCGTGAACTTAAAGTTACCATTGATCACCTTGGACAGCGCCTCGGCGGCCAGCCGTCGCTGGAAACTTCAACGCTGGCGCAATGGCGGCTGGATGCCATGAGTCTTGAGTTGATCTGTCCCAATGCCGAACGTGTGGCGCTCACCGTTACTGAATCCTTATTGTTAAAAACGCTGCTGGAACAACCCGGACAACCGGTCAGCCGTGATCGTTTATGTGAATGCCTGCCGCCAGGCAGTCATCAGGATGACACTCGCCGGCTGGATAGTATTTTGAGCCGCTTGCGCAGCAAAGCCAAAAAAGAAACCGGGCTCAACCTTCCTATTCATACTCTGCGCAACAAAGGTTACACCTTCGAGGGCAACCGCCGCGCCAGTGATAAAAGCTGGTAA
- a CDS encoding DUF971 domain-containing protein — protein sequence MNALSQPAPQSIRNEPAQQQVSLVWSDGEISSLSWLLLRSACQCSGCRARRLKGTISLLDPDIRVTAINNMVYGIQLVFSDGHERGIFPWSYLRQLSGFKPDAPAALA from the coding sequence ATGAATGCATTGAGCCAACCGGCCCCGCAAAGTATCCGCAATGAGCCGGCACAACAGCAAGTAAGCCTGGTGTGGAGCGACGGGGAAATCTCGTCGCTCTCGTGGTTATTGTTGCGTAGCGCTTGCCAGTGTTCCGGCTGCCGCGCCCGGCGCCTGAAAGGTACTATTTCATTGCTTGACCCGGATATCCGCGTAACCGCCATCAATAATATGGTGTACGGCATCCAGCTGGTGTTTAGCGATGGTCACGAGCGCGGTATTTTTCCCTGGTCGTATTTGCGCCAGTTATCCGGCTTCAAACCTGACGCGCCAGCAGCTTTGGCGTGA
- a CDS encoding FUSC family protein, whose product MSPSPLRKTRRVLREQWQQLITFNASDRRWQLPFTAALAAGLPMLIAAILGHIQFGLAASLGGMVFLHVSKTPLSHRMIRLMTCAFGMIACYAVGTFCQFVPLSIIPVITFTAVVVTMIVRYYDIGPPGSLFFVMAVSIGAYTPIPIERLPMMVGLLSLGCILAVFLAFCYSLYILRIEPANPAPVIQSPAYNYVIYDSVIIGGCVGASLLLAHLLQMERAYWVPISCVAVIQGASLQAVWSRQLQRVLGTALGIWLAFGLLSLPLNPISISFLIMLLTFLVEMLVVRHYGIAALFFTPLGLLLAEAATLSMGGDSSAIAEARFYDTLLGCAIGLLGGLLIYNQRCRHYLMPKLRRLIPARSMS is encoded by the coding sequence GTGTCACCATCGCCTTTGAGAAAAACCCGCCGCGTATTGCGGGAACAGTGGCAACAATTGATCACCTTCAATGCATCGGATCGCCGCTGGCAGTTGCCCTTTACCGCAGCGTTGGCGGCCGGGCTGCCGATGCTGATTGCGGCCATTCTCGGCCATATTCAGTTTGGTCTGGCGGCATCACTGGGCGGCATGGTGTTTTTGCATGTCAGCAAAACGCCGCTGTCTCATCGCATGATTCGCCTGATGACCTGCGCCTTCGGCATGATCGCCTGTTATGCCGTGGGGACTTTCTGCCAGTTTGTGCCGCTGTCGATTATTCCGGTGATTACCTTTACGGCGGTCGTGGTCACCATGATTGTGCGCTATTACGATATAGGCCCGCCGGGCTCTTTGTTTTTTGTGATGGCGGTGTCGATTGGCGCTTACACGCCCATTCCTATTGAACGCTTGCCGATGATGGTGGGTTTGCTCAGCCTCGGCTGTATTCTGGCGGTGTTTCTGGCGTTTTGTTACAGCCTGTATATTTTACGCATTGAACCAGCCAACCCTGCGCCGGTGATTCAGTCCCCCGCATACAACTACGTTATTTATGATTCTGTCATTATTGGTGGCTGTGTTGGCGCCTCATTATTGCTGGCGCACCTGCTGCAAATGGAACGCGCGTATTGGGTACCAATCAGCTGTGTGGCTGTTATTCAGGGCGCATCACTGCAAGCGGTCTGGTCGCGACAATTACAGCGGGTGCTGGGCACGGCGTTGGGTATCTGGCTGGCCTTCGGTTTGTTGTCTTTACCGCTGAACCCGATCAGCATTTCATTTTTAATTATGCTTCTCACCTTTTTGGTCGAAATGCTGGTGGTGCGCCATTACGGCATTGCCGCGCTGTTTTTCACTCCACTCGGCCTGCTGCTGGCTGAAGCAGCAACACTCAGCATGGGCGGTGATTCATCAGCCATTGCCGAAGCCCGTTTTTACGATACCCTGCTGGGCTGCGCGATCGGATTGCTCGGTGGCCTTCTCATTTACAACCAGCGCTGCCGCCATTATCTCATGCCCAAATTACGCCGCCTGATTCCTGCCCGCTCCATGTCATAA
- a CDS encoding amidohydrolase family protein, which produces MKTRITTHLLPLLLALCLPVFANAAAESKTVTVLKAAHLLDVKTGKLVANPQVLIENERITAIGNNINVPDNAEIVDLGDYILLPGFIDAHVHLAGGGGLNAGVARGALRGAYNAKLTLNTGFTTVRSMGGAAFSGIALRNAINDGDIPGPRLFDGGAMLSVTGGHCSGQPSSPDNITESRYSANSPDEFRHKTREIFKYGADFVKICITGGFVSGTDPTSVQFTEEEVRAVIETAHALGKKVAVHAYAPEGVKIALNAGADSIEHGSLLDDENIKLFKKSPHSVLVPTLAVFGTALERAERVGITPLTRERLTHVLSVYKDNIRKAVRAGIPIIYGTDGPAGNNTSEFPLLVEVGLSPLEVIRSATLHAAKFLDAEKDIGSIEVGKYADIVAVKADPTQNIDVLSYIPWVMKGGVIYKDKRGEEKPVARLPANIKDRLASANLVR; this is translated from the coding sequence ATGAAAACACGGATAACAACGCACCTGCTCCCCTTATTGCTGGCTTTGTGCCTGCCGGTATTCGCCAATGCGGCTGCTGAAAGTAAAACAGTCACTGTTTTGAAAGCGGCACATTTACTGGATGTAAAAACCGGCAAGCTGGTGGCCAACCCGCAAGTCCTTATTGAAAACGAACGCATCACCGCGATTGGCAACAATATTAATGTGCCGGACAACGCTGAAATTGTTGATCTGGGTGATTACATTTTATTGCCGGGATTTATTGATGCGCACGTTCATCTCGCCGGTGGTGGCGGTTTGAATGCCGGTGTCGCCCGCGGTGCATTGCGTGGCGCCTACAACGCAAAATTGACCTTGAATACCGGTTTTACCACGGTAAGAAGTATGGGCGGCGCAGCCTTTTCCGGTATTGCCTTACGCAATGCGATTAATGACGGTGATATTCCCGGCCCGCGCTTGTTTGATGGCGGTGCGATGTTGTCGGTTACCGGCGGCCATTGCAGCGGTCAACCATCGTCACCGGACAATATTACCGAGAGCCGTTACAGTGCCAACAGCCCGGATGAATTTCGCCACAAGACGCGAGAAATTTTTAAATACGGTGCAGACTTTGTAAAAATTTGCATCACCGGCGGTTTTGTTAGCGGCACCGACCCGACCAGTGTGCAATTTACCGAAGAAGAAGTACGTGCTGTCATTGAAACTGCTCATGCGCTGGGCAAAAAAGTGGCGGTGCACGCTTATGCACCCGAGGGTGTAAAAATTGCGTTGAATGCCGGTGCCGACTCTATTGAACACGGTTCATTACTCGACGATGAAAATATAAAACTTTTCAAGAAAAGCCCGCACTCGGTATTGGTGCCCACACTGGCCGTATTCGGAACAGCACTGGAACGCGCCGAGCGAGTGGGCATTACGCCGCTCACCCGTGAACGTTTAACCCATGTTTTATCCGTATACAAAGACAATATTCGTAAAGCCGTTCGCGCTGGCATTCCGATTATTTACGGCACGGATGGCCCCGCAGGCAATAACACCAGTGAATTTCCATTGCTGGTTGAAGTCGGCTTGTCACCCCTGGAAGTCATTCGTTCCGCCACATTGCATGCGGCAAAATTTCTCGATGCTGAAAAAGATATCGGCTCCATTGAAGTGGGCAAGTATGCAGACATTGTTGCGGTAAAGGCAGACCCCACACAAAATATTGACGTACTCAGCTATATTCCCTGGGTGATGAAAGGCGGTGTTATTTATAAAGATAAACGCGGCGAAGAAAAACCGGTGGCGCGCTTGCCAGCAAATATAAAGGACCGTTTGGCATCCGCCAACTTAGTGAGATAG
- a CDS encoding DUF411 domain-containing protein: MKYPAIFSALFSLLFSTSALASELHADVHRDAFCGCCKDWIVHLENNGFTVNDQVESNMNSIKEKLGIAPALRSCHTAVINGKFFEGHVPADAVKKVLADDDLIGAAVPGMPVGSPGMEMGDRQDKYDVVGVTRDGKTKVVASYP; the protein is encoded by the coding sequence ATGAAATACCCCGCTATTTTTTCTGCCCTGTTTAGCCTGTTATTCAGCACGTCGGCGTTGGCGTCGGAGCTGCACGCCGATGTGCATCGCGATGCGTTTTGCGGCTGCTGCAAGGACTGGATTGTGCATCTGGAAAACAACGGTTTTACCGTGAATGACCAGGTGGAAAGCAATATGAATTCCATTAAAGAAAAACTCGGCATTGCACCGGCGTTGCGCTCTTGCCATACCGCTGTTATCAACGGAAAGTTTTTTGAAGGCCACGTTCCTGCGGATGCGGTAAAAAAGGTATTGGCCGATGACGATTTAATCGGCGCCGCCGTGCCCGGTATGCCGGTCGGTTCGCCCGGTATGGAAATGGGCGACCGTCAGGATAAATACGATGTTGTCGGCGTCACCCGCGATGGCAAAACCAAAGTGGTTGCCAGTTATCCCTGA
- a CDS encoding ABC transporter ATP-binding protein, with amino-acid sequence MTIDHIIPGEIELKNLSIHLGEKKDRFQAVDSVSINIQPGEFICILGPSGCGKSTLLGALAGHLPPSAGELLVDNTPVKGPSPERGMVFQQHTLFPWKSVIDNVAFGLKMRGLGKAEREQQAQDIISLVGLNGFEKRWPSQLSGGMQQRVEIARVLVNQPRLLLMDEPFGALDAQTRLDMQQLLLDIWSKIRTTVVFVTHDIDEALFLADRILVMSPRPGRIIEDLRLQFARPRHTDLVTSSEFMQLKRHCLELLRHTDDQVFPRLSPLGLP; translated from the coding sequence ATGACGATTGATCACATTATTCCCGGCGAAATTGAGCTGAAAAATCTTTCGATTCATCTGGGTGAAAAGAAAGACCGCTTTCAGGCAGTGGATAGTGTTTCTATCAATATTCAGCCGGGCGAATTTATTTGTATTCTCGGCCCATCCGGTTGCGGTAAGTCTACTTTACTGGGCGCGCTTGCCGGTCATTTGCCGCCGAGTGCGGGCGAATTGCTGGTAGATAACACACCGGTTAAAGGCCCGTCACCCGAACGCGGTATGGTGTTTCAGCAACACACGTTATTTCCGTGGAAGTCGGTTATCGATAATGTTGCTTTCGGTTTGAAGATGCGCGGGTTGGGTAAAGCCGAGCGCGAGCAACAGGCGCAGGACATTATTTCGCTGGTGGGGTTGAATGGCTTTGAGAAGCGCTGGCCGAGTCAGTTGTCCGGCGGTATGCAGCAGCGCGTGGAAATTGCTCGCGTATTGGTGAATCAGCCTCGTTTGTTGTTGATGGACGAGCCTTTCGGCGCGCTGGATGCTCAGACGCGTTTGGATATGCAGCAGTTGTTGTTGGATATCTGGTCGAAGATTCGCACTACCGTTGTTTTCGTGACGCACGATATTGATGAGGCGTTGTTTCTGGCGGATCGCATTCTGGTGATGAGCCCGAGGCCGGGGCGAATTATTGAGGATTTGCGTTTGCAGTTTGCCAGGCCACGTCATACAGACCTGGTGACCAGCAGCGAATTTATGCAACTGAAACGCCATTGTCTTGAGTTGTTACGCCATACTGACGATCAGGTATTTCCAAGATTGTCCCCGTTGGGATTGCCTTGA
- the galE gene encoding UDP-glucose 4-epimerase GalE: MSSFSSNANRPEILVTGGAGFIGSHVCVELIEAGYLPVVVDNLCNSKYEALKRVTEITGVAPVFYEVDINDRERLQSVFNAHKVQAVMHFAGLKAVGESSQIPLKYYRYNVAGTLTLAEVMADNNVWKMIFSSSATVYGDPVSVPIDESFATSATNPYGRSKLIVEDILRDLAAAPGNQWNISLLRYFNPVGAHESGRIGEDPAGIPNNLLPYVAQVAIGKLKELGVFGDDYDTVDGTGVRDYIHVVDLAKGHVAALQGLDKSGDGCRAYNLGTGTGYSVLQMVAAFEAASGRKVAYRIAPRRPGDIAACFAYAEKAKQELGWEAKFDLQRMMQDAWRWQSQNPQGYES; the protein is encoded by the coding sequence ATGAGCAGTTTCTCCTCCAATGCCAACCGTCCGGAAATACTGGTAACCGGTGGCGCCGGGTTTATCGGCAGCCATGTTTGTGTGGAATTGATTGAAGCCGGTTATCTGCCGGTGGTGGTTGATAACCTCTGTAACAGCAAATATGAAGCGCTCAAACGCGTGACAGAAATTACCGGTGTTGCACCGGTTTTTTACGAAGTCGACATCAACGACCGCGAACGCCTGCAATCGGTATTCAACGCGCACAAGGTTCAGGCGGTGATGCACTTTGCCGGGCTGAAAGCAGTGGGTGAGTCCAGTCAGATTCCGCTGAAATATTATCGCTACAATGTTGCTGGCACCCTGACGTTGGCCGAAGTCATGGCTGATAACAACGTCTGGAAAATGATTTTCAGTTCATCGGCAACGGTCTACGGCGATCCGGTCAGTGTGCCGATTGACGAAAGTTTTGCCACCTCGGCTACCAACCCTTATGGCCGCAGCAAATTAATTGTGGAAGACATTCTGCGCGACCTGGCAGCGGCGCCGGGCAATCAATGGAACATCAGCTTGCTGCGTTATTTCAATCCGGTGGGCGCTCACGAAAGCGGTCGCATCGGTGAAGACCCGGCGGGCATTCCCAACAACCTGCTGCCTTACGTTGCTCAGGTGGCGATTGGCAAATTAAAAGAGCTGGGCGTTTTCGGTGATGATTACGACACCGTGGATGGCACCGGCGTACGCGATTACATTCATGTGGTTGATCTGGCCAAAGGCCATGTGGCAGCCTTGCAAGGTCTGGATAAAAGCGGTGACGGTTGCCGCGCCTACAACCTCGGCACGGGCACCGGTTATTCGGTGTTGCAAATGGTTGCCGCGTTTGAAGCCGCATCGGGTCGCAAGGTGGCTTATCGTATTGCACCGCGTCGCCCGGGTGATATTGCTGCCTGTTTTGCCTATGCTGAAAAAGCCAAACAGGAACTGGGCTGGGAAGCAAAATTCGACTTGCAGCGCATGATGCAAGACGCCTGGCGCTGGCAATCGCAAAATCCGCAAGGCTATGAGAGTTAG
- a CDS encoding HEAT repeat domain-containing protein, whose protein sequence is MFTTETDNDDILQLLPRLQDDDAGVRRIALIALADLEDPDSLPFLTGALLHDVDAEVRFEAARLLEAWEETEVVSALCTALTDTSQQVRGAAAQSLSLLKEPQSGLVILPWAEHADEQVRQSAFRALRELRLPDSSGAAIQALQDTSAGVRREAVGVLGWLKHTEALPELARLASSDADIEVRRAAVGALAFASDEQTLPALQAALTDPEWQVREEAAKTLGKLAHHHSGEALLAALQDDYWQVRLQAARALGKLRYLPALESLLITLQHSISNLRKEAALALGELGSAQAIPALQQAGQDGDPEVRKAVRIALQQLAQASS, encoded by the coding sequence ATGTTTACCACTGAAACCGACAATGACGATATTCTTCAATTACTGCCCCGCCTTCAGGATGACGATGCCGGTGTGCGGCGTATCGCGTTGATTGCGTTGGCTGATCTTGAAGACCCGGATAGCCTGCCCTTTTTGACCGGTGCCTTGCTGCACGATGTCGATGCCGAAGTGCGCTTTGAAGCGGCGCGCCTGCTGGAAGCCTGGGAAGAAACCGAGGTAGTTTCTGCGTTGTGTACCGCGCTCACCGATACCAGCCAACAGGTGCGTGGGGCAGCAGCACAAAGTTTGAGCTTGTTAAAAGAGCCACAAAGCGGCCTGGTTATTTTGCCCTGGGCTGAACATGCCGATGAACAGGTTCGTCAGAGTGCCTTTCGTGCACTGCGAGAGCTACGCTTGCCCGATAGTAGCGGTGCAGCTATTCAGGCATTGCAGGATACCAGTGCCGGTGTACGCCGCGAGGCGGTGGGCGTATTGGGTTGGTTGAAGCACACTGAAGCCTTGCCCGAGCTCGCCCGACTGGCGAGCAGCGATGCCGATATTGAGGTAAGACGTGCCGCCGTTGGCGCACTGGCGTTTGCCAGCGATGAGCAAACCTTGCCCGCGTTGCAGGCAGCGCTGACTGATCCGGAGTGGCAAGTGCGTGAAGAGGCCGCAAAAACCTTGGGTAAACTCGCGCATCACCACAGCGGTGAAGCGTTACTGGCTGCATTGCAGGATGATTACTGGCAGGTGCGTTTGCAGGCTGCTCGTGCTTTGGGCAAGTTGCGGTATTTACCGGCACTTGAGTCGCTGTTAATAACCTTGCAACACAGCATCAGCAATTTGCGAAAAGAAGCAGCGCTGGCGTTGGGTGAACTGGGCAGTGCGCAGGCTATTCCGGCGTTGCAGCAAGCCGGGCAGGATGGCGACCCGGAAGTGAGAAAGGCGGTGCGCATTGCCTTGCAACAATTGGCACAGGCATCATCATGA
- a CDS encoding sensor histidine kinase yields MRESLARYGMFIISLTAFLLCHPVMAAAPVAVPDVRLSSLSLLPYTEIFVEKNDSMTTSLEELVAADQSGHSFFTWFEDHNFSFGYTPKVHWFRWTLQPNANTEGEWWLQISPTFLDSVDLYIPQANGEHRHLRMGDHVRPANRPMLARHFLAPLDLSSDSGGTYYLRVQTSSTLTLGLTLWDPQAYAYTLTFENMLYGLLFGLILAAMVVSLISGLWMRKTFYFAITAFLFFNGMMHFCINGYDQIFYDQNGNWPDRILACGIFASGAAGVSMSMVFIQPRNFFPRFSVMMWGIAIFSALGAVVSLLGAPLPSVAAIGGIVVLVSVLTLTLIMLKHRFVPSLLMLLLFGPGIVTLSFQMARNFSLLPMNFWTTHVWAFMTILQVPYIALVVMLHLRAQEKAFLSEQQKAKLHRELFSMVAHELRTPLAVVGSAITNIQLQTQDSHPELAPRFQRTHLGLARINALIDNALAEDRLLNRDMPLQLQTVSLKRMIEQVEDLRPVEAPHHLHLDFPEEDIYLDVDPQWFGHALINLLDNAIKYSPGGGLIVIQAECQPQHCQIQVIDHGIGIPEGETDRIFDKFYRTDNALKMEGTNGMGLGLFIVHTVVSRHNGQLQYRANPAGGAIFTIILPRKNGV; encoded by the coding sequence ATGCGAGAAAGCCTTGCGCGTTATGGAATGTTTATTATTTCTCTAACGGCCTTTTTGTTATGTCATCCGGTTATGGCAGCAGCACCGGTTGCGGTACCCGATGTTCGCCTCTCCAGCCTGTCACTGCTTCCTTACACAGAAATTTTTGTTGAAAAAAACGACAGCATGACAACTAGTTTAGAAGAATTGGTGGCTGCAGACCAGTCTGGTCATAGCTTTTTTACCTGGTTTGAGGACCATAACTTCTCTTTTGGTTATACCCCCAAGGTTCACTGGTTTCGCTGGACGCTTCAACCGAATGCCAATACCGAAGGTGAATGGTGGTTGCAAATCAGCCCCACCTTCCTGGATTCGGTGGATCTTTATATTCCGCAAGCCAATGGTGAACACCGGCATTTGCGTATGGGCGACCATGTAAGACCCGCCAACCGCCCGATGCTGGCAAGGCATTTTCTGGCACCGCTGGATCTCTCCAGCGATAGCGGCGGCACCTATTATTTGCGTGTGCAAACCTCCAGCACCCTGACACTGGGGCTTACCTTGTGGGACCCGCAGGCCTACGCCTACACCCTGACCTTCGAGAATATGCTGTACGGGCTGCTGTTTGGTTTGATCCTGGCGGCGATGGTGGTGAGCCTGATCAGCGGCTTGTGGATGCGCAAAACCTTTTACTTCGCGATCACCGCCTTTTTGTTTTTTAACGGCATGATGCATTTCTGTATCAATGGTTACGACCAGATATTTTATGACCAGAATGGCAACTGGCCGGATCGCATACTGGCGTGCGGCATCTTCGCCTCCGGCGCCGCCGGGGTTTCCATGTCCATGGTGTTTATCCAGCCACGCAATTTTTTCCCGCGCTTTTCGGTGATGATGTGGGGCATCGCCATTTTCAGTGCACTGGGCGCGGTGGTCAGTCTGCTTGGCGCACCCCTGCCGTCTGTTGCGGCTATTGGTGGCATTGTGGTGCTGGTCAGTGTGCTCACCCTGACGCTGATTATGCTGAAACACCGCTTTGTGCCATCGCTGTTAATGCTGTTACTGTTCGGCCCGGGGATAGTGACGCTGAGTTTTCAAATGGCGAGAAATTTTTCACTACTGCCGATGAATTTCTGGACCACGCACGTGTGGGCCTTCATGACCATTTTGCAGGTGCCTTACATTGCGCTGGTGGTAATGCTGCATTTACGCGCCCAGGAAAAAGCTTTTCTTAGCGAACAGCAAAAGGCCAAGCTGCACCGCGAGCTGTTCAGCATGGTGGCTCACGAGTTGCGCACCCCGCTGGCGGTGGTCGGCTCGGCCATTACCAATATCCAGCTGCAAACCCAGGACTCTCACCCGGAACTGGCACCCCGCTTTCAACGCACCCACCTCGGGCTTGCCCGCATCAACGCCCTGATTGATAACGCGCTGGCAGAAGACCGCCTGTTAAATCGCGATATGCCGTTACAACTGCAGACAGTTTCGCTGAAGCGGATGATCGAGCAGGTTGAGGATTTACGCCCCGTTGAAGCGCCTCATCATCTGCACCTGGATTTCCCGGAGGAGGACATTTATCTGGACGTTGATCCCCAATGGTTTGGTCACGCGCTGATCAACCTGCTGGACAATGCGATCAAATATTCACCGGGTGGCGGGCTGATTGTTATCCAGGCCGAATGTCAGCCACAGCACTGCCAGATTCAGGTGATCGACCACGGGATCGGGATTCCGGAAGGAGAAACCGACCGGATTTTCGACAAGTTTTACCGGACAGATAACGCCCTGAAGATGGAAGGCACCAACGGCATGGGGCTGGGCTTATTCATTGTTCATACCGTCGTTTCCCGCCATAACGGACAACTGCAATACCGCGCCAACCCTGCTGGTGGCGCGATTTTCACGATTATCCTCCCCCGCAAAAACGGTGTTTGA